From Fundulus heteroclitus isolate FHET01 unplaced genomic scaffold, MU-UCD_Fhet_4.1 scaffold_42, whole genome shotgun sequence, one genomic window encodes:
- the LOC105918429 gene encoding tripartite motif-containing protein 16 isoform X1, protein MEQNQLNRETLSCSICLDLLKDSVTIPCGHSYCMKCIKNFWDEEDQKGIHSCPQCRETFTPRPVLKKNTMLAALVEQLKKTGLQAAPADLCYAGPEDMACDFCSGRKLKATKSCLVCLASFCEKHLQPHFVSAPLKKHKLVEPSKNLQENICSRHDEVLKMFCRTDQKCICYLCPVDEHKGHDTVSAAAERTERQRELEVRRENIQQRIQDREKDVKLLQQELEAIKHSADKTVEDSEKIFTQLIRLIQKRSSDVKQQIRSQQETEGSRVKELQKKLEQEITELKRKDAELKQLSDTEDHNQFLHNYPSLSALSESTHSSSIKIRPLSYFEDVTAAVSELRDQLQDILRDAWKNISLRLTEVDVLLLAEPKNRADFLKYSHKITLDPNTAHKQLLLSEGNRKVTRTDQTQSYSSHPDRFTFWSQVLSRESLTGRCYWEVEWSARVSVAVAYKNISRAGSGNKCVFGYNDKSRALYCYQNGYEFVHSNIRTSISGPGSSRVGVYLDHRAGILSFYSVSETMTLLHRVQTTFTQLLHAGVLIWISGDSAEFCKPK, encoded by the coding sequence atggagcagaatCAGCTGAACCGAGAAACCTTGTCTTGTtcgatctgtctggatctactgaaggatTCTGTAActattccctgtggacacagctactgtatgaagtgtattaaaaacttctgggatgaagaggatcagaaaggaatccacagctgccctcagtgcagggAGACCTTCACACCGAGGCCcgttctgaagaaaaacaccatgttagcagctttagtggagcagctgaagaagactggactccaagctgctcctgctgatctctgctatgctggacctgaagatatggcctgtgatttctgctctggaagaaaactgaaagccaccaagtcctgtttagtctgtctggcctctttctgtgagaaacaccttcagcctcattTTGTTTCAgctccattaaaaaaacacaagctggtggagccctccaagaacctccaggagaacatctgctctcgtcatgatgaggtgttgaagatgttctgtcgtactgatcagaagtgtatctgttatctctgccctgtggatgaacataaaggccacgacacagtgtcagctgcagcagaaaggactgagaggcagagagagctggaggtgagacgagaaaacatccagcagagaatccaggacagagagaaagatgtgaagctgcttcaacaggagctggaggccatcaagcactctgctgataaaacagtggaggacagtgagaagatcttcactcagctgatccgtctcatccagaaaagaagctctgatgtgaagcagcagatcagatcccagcaggaaactgaagggagtcgagtcaaagagcttcagaagaagctggagcaggagatcactgagctgaagaggaaagacgctgagctgaagcagctctcagacacagaggatcacaaccagtttctccacaactacccctcactgtcagcactcagtgagtctacacactcatccagcatcaagatccgtcctctgagctactttgaggatgtgacagcagctgtgtcagagctcagagatcaactacaggacatcctgagagacgcatggaaaaacatctcactgagactCACTGAGGTGGATGTTTTACTGTTAGCAGAACCAAAAAACAGagctgattttttaaaatattcacataaaatcacactggatccaaacacagcacACAAACAACTGTTACTATCAGAGGGGAACAGAAAGGTGACAAGGACTGATCAGACTCAGTCTTATTctagtcatccagacagattcacgTTTTGGTCTCAGGTCCTAagtagagagagtctgactggacgttgttactgggaggtggagtggaGCGCAAGAGTTTCTGTAGCAGTCGCTTACAAGAATATCAGCAGAGCCGGAAGTGGGAATAAATGTGTATTTGGATATAATGACAAATCTCGGGCATTATATTGTTACCAAAACGGCTATGAATTTGTTCACAGTAACATCAGGACCTCCATCTCaggtcctggttcctccagagtaggagtgtacctggatcacagagcaggtattctgtccttctacagcgtctctgaaaccatgactctcctccacagagtccagaccaccttcACTCAGCTGCTACATGCTGGGGTTTTGATTTGGATCAGTGGagactctgctgagttctgtaaACCCAAATAG
- the LOC105918429 gene encoding tripartite motif-containing protein 16 isoform X2, producing the protein MLERGNQLNRETLSCSICLDLLKDSVTIPCGHSYCMKCIKNFWDEEDQKGIHSCPQCRETFTPRPVLKKNTMLAALVEQLKKTGLQAAPADLCYAGPEDMACDFCSGRKLKATKSCLVCLASFCEKHLQPHFVSAPLKKHKLVEPSKNLQENICSRHDEVLKMFCRTDQKCICYLCPVDEHKGHDTVSAAAERTERQRELEVRRENIQQRIQDREKDVKLLQQELEAIKHSADKTVEDSEKIFTQLIRLIQKRSSDVKQQIRSQQETEGSRVKELQKKLEQEITELKRKDAELKQLSDTEDHNQFLHNYPSLSALSESTHSSSIKIRPLSYFEDVTAAVSELRDQLQDILRDAWKNISLRLTEVDVLLLAEPKNRADFLKYSHKITLDPNTAHKQLLLSEGNRKVTRTDQTQSYSSHPDRFTFWSQVLSRESLTGRCYWEVEWSARVSVAVAYKNISRAGSGNKCVFGYNDKSRALYCYQNGYEFVHSNIRTSISGPGSSRVGVYLDHRAGILSFYSVSETMTLLHRVQTTFTQLLHAGVLIWISGDSAEFCKPK; encoded by the exons atgcttgaacgtGGT aatCAGCTGAACCGAGAAACCTTGTCTTGTtcgatctgtctggatctactgaaggatTCTGTAActattccctgtggacacagctactgtatgaagtgtattaaaaacttctgggatgaagaggatcagaaaggaatccacagctgccctcagtgcagggAGACCTTCACACCGAGGCCcgttctgaagaaaaacaccatgttagcagctttagtggagcagctgaagaagactggactccaagctgctcctgctgatctctgctatgctggacctgaagatatggcctgtgatttctgctctggaagaaaactgaaagccaccaagtcctgtttagtctgtctggcctctttctgtgagaaacaccttcagcctcattTTGTTTCAgctccattaaaaaaacacaagctggtggagccctccaagaacctccaggagaacatctgctctcgtcatgatgaggtgttgaagatgttctgtcgtactgatcagaagtgtatctgttatctctgccctgtggatgaacataaaggccacgacacagtgtcagctgcagcagaaaggactgagaggcagagagagctggaggtgagacgagaaaacatccagcagagaatccaggacagagagaaagatgtgaagctgcttcaacaggagctggaggccatcaagcactctgctgataaaacagtggaggacagtgagaagatcttcactcagctgatccgtctcatccagaaaagaagctctgatgtgaagcagcagatcagatcccagcaggaaactgaagggagtcgagtcaaagagcttcagaagaagctggagcaggagatcactgagctgaagaggaaagacgctgagctgaagcagctctcagacacagaggatcacaaccagtttctccacaactacccctcactgtcagcactcagtgagtctacacactcatccagcatcaagatccgtcctctgagctactttgaggatgtgacagcagctgtgtcagagctcagagatcaactacaggacatcctgagagacgcatggaaaaacatctcactgagactCACTGAGGTGGATGTTTTACTGTTAGCAGAACCAAAAAACAGagctgattttttaaaatattcacataaaatcacactggatccaaacacagcacACAAACAACTGTTACTATCAGAGGGGAACAGAAAGGTGACAAGGACTGATCAGACTCAGTCTTATTctagtcatccagacagattcacgTTTTGGTCTCAGGTCCTAagtagagagagtctgactggacgttgttactgggaggtggagtggaGCGCAAGAGTTTCTGTAGCAGTCGCTTACAAGAATATCAGCAGAGCCGGAAGTGGGAATAAATGTGTATTTGGATATAATGACAAATCTCGGGCATTATATTGTTACCAAAACGGCTATGAATTTGTTCACAGTAACATCAGGACCTCCATCTCaggtcctggttcctccagagtaggagtgtacctggatcacagagcaggtattctgtccttctacagcgtctctgaaaccatgactctcctccacagagtccagaccaccttcACTCAGCTGCTACATGCTGGGGTTTTGATTTGGATCAGTGGagactctgctgagttctgtaaACCCAAATAG